A region of Bacillus cabrialesii DNA encodes the following proteins:
- a CDS encoding glycoside hydrolase family 32 protein gives MNYKKAGKWLTVFLSFLGILLFIDLLPNEEPVKKTKSTQKPDYRAAYHFTTPDKWKNDPQKPIYFDGKYHYFYLYNRDYPKGNGTEWRHAVSEDLVHWTDEGVAIPKYTNPDGDIWTGSVVIDKDNTAGFGKNALIAIVTQPSAKDKKQEQHLWYSTDKGKSFKPYSDNPVMPNPGTDDFRDPKVIWDDQDNKWVMVMAEGTKVGFYESENLKDWRYTSGFFPEQAGIVECPDLYMMRASDGTNKWVLGASANGKPWGKPNTYAYWTGSFDGKEFTADQTEAQWLDYGFDWYGGVTFEDGKSTDPLEKRYALAWMNNWDYANNTPTMKNGFNGTDSVVRELRLQEQDGTYSLISQPAEALEQLTISTDKIEDQDVSGSKTLSITGDTYQLDMDLSWSELKNAGVRLRESEDQKRHIDVGIFAEGGYAYVNRAAANQPDKSNTYVESQAPYDVSKHKAHLKILVDKTTIEVFVGDGKTVFSNEVFPRPEDKGITLYSDGGTASFKNITVKHLDTVHE, from the coding sequence ATGAACTATAAAAAAGCAGGCAAATGGCTAACCGTATTCCTGAGCTTTTTAGGAATATTGCTGTTTATCGACTTATTGCCAAACGAAGAACCTGTCAAAAAAACAAAATCAACACAGAAACCGGACTACCGGGCGGCATATCATTTTACGACTCCTGATAAATGGAAAAATGATCCCCAAAAACCGATCTACTTTGATGGAAAGTATCATTATTTCTATCTTTATAACCGGGATTACCCAAAAGGCAACGGCACAGAATGGCGCCATGCTGTATCAGAGGATTTGGTGCACTGGACCGATGAAGGCGTGGCGATTCCGAAATATACAAACCCAGACGGCGACATTTGGACCGGTTCTGTTGTGATCGATAAAGATAACACAGCCGGATTCGGAAAAAATGCGCTTATCGCGATTGTGACACAGCCTTCTGCCAAAGACAAAAAACAGGAGCAACATTTGTGGTACAGCACAGACAAAGGAAAATCATTCAAGCCCTACAGTGATAACCCCGTTATGCCTAATCCGGGCACAGACGATTTCAGAGACCCGAAAGTCATATGGGATGACCAGGACAATAAATGGGTAATGGTCATGGCGGAAGGAACAAAAGTCGGATTTTATGAATCCGAAAATTTAAAGGACTGGCGTTACACAAGCGGTTTCTTCCCTGAGCAGGCGGGCATTGTGGAATGCCCCGACCTCTACATGATGCGGGCAAGTGACGGAACAAATAAATGGGTTCTCGGCGCGAGCGCGAACGGCAAACCGTGGGGCAAACCAAATACGTATGCCTACTGGACCGGAAGCTTCGACGGAAAAGAATTTACAGCGGATCAGACTGAAGCCCAATGGCTTGACTACGGCTTTGACTGGTACGGAGGCGTGACGTTCGAAGACGGCAAAAGCACAGATCCATTAGAAAAGCGGTATGCGCTTGCCTGGATGAACAATTGGGATTACGCCAACAACACACCGACAATGAAGAACGGCTTTAACGGCACAGATTCTGTTGTACGCGAACTCCGGCTGCAGGAACAGGACGGCACATACAGCCTCATCTCACAGCCGGCCGAAGCTTTAGAACAGCTGACTATTTCAACTGACAAAATAGAGGATCAAGATGTGAGCGGATCAAAAACACTGTCGATCACAGGCGATACGTATCAGCTGGATATGGATCTTTCTTGGTCAGAGCTGAAGAATGCAGGCGTGAGACTGAGAGAATCGGAAGACCAAAAACGCCATATTGATGTCGGCATTTTCGCCGAGGGCGGCTATGCATATGTCAATAGAGCGGCCGCAAATCAGCCTGACAAAAGCAATACCTATGTCGAAAGCCAAGCTCCTTACGATGTAAGCAAACATAAGGCGCATTTGAAAATTCTCGTCGATAAAACAACGATAGAAGTATTTGTCGGCGACGGGAAAACCGTTTTTTCAAATGAAGTGTTCCCAAGACCTGAAGATAAGGGCATTACCCTTTATTCTGACGGCGGCACAGCCTCATTCAAAAATATAACGGTGAAACATTTGGATACGGTTCATGAATAA
- a CDS encoding TetR family transcriptional regulator → MPKQTSGKYEKILQAAIEVISEKGLDKASISDIVKKAGTAQGTFYLYFSSKNALIPAIAENLLTHTLDQIKGRLQGDEDFWAVLDILIDETFLITERHKDIIVLCYSGLAIDHSMEKWETIYQPYYSWLEKIINKAIVNHEVTDGINAKWTARTIINLVENTAERFYIGFEQDENIDVSKKEIFTFLRRSLGRA, encoded by the coding sequence ATGCCAAAACAAACATCGGGCAAATATGAAAAAATTCTGCAGGCAGCCATTGAAGTCATTTCTGAAAAAGGTCTCGACAAGGCCTCTATTTCTGATATTGTCAAAAAGGCCGGCACCGCCCAAGGAACGTTTTATTTGTATTTCTCATCTAAAAACGCCCTTATTCCGGCAATTGCAGAAAATCTTCTCACCCATACGCTGGATCAAATCAAAGGAAGACTTCAAGGGGATGAGGATTTTTGGGCTGTTTTAGATATATTAATTGACGAGACATTTCTCATAACAGAACGCCATAAGGATATTATCGTTCTCTGTTACTCCGGGCTTGCGATTGACCACTCTATGGAAAAATGGGAGACGATCTATCAGCCTTATTATTCTTGGCTCGAAAAAATCATCAATAAGGCGATTGTAAACCATGAGGTAACTGATGGGATCAATGCAAAATGGACGGCCAGAACGATTATCAACTTGGTCGAGAACACTGCTGAACGGTTCTATATCGGGTTTGAACAAGATGAAAATATTGATGTATCAAAAAAAGAAATCTTTACTTTTTTAAGGCGAAGCTTAGGTAGAGCTTAA
- the aspP gene encoding aspartate/proton symporter AspP, whose product MSKQGNFQKSMSLFDLILIGMGAIFGSAWLFAVSNVASKAGPSGAFSWIIGGAIILLIGLVYAELGAALPRTGGIIRYPVYSHGHLVGYLISFVTIVAYTSLISIEVTAVRQYVAYWFPGLTIKGSDSPTIAGWILQFALLCLFFLLNYWSVKTFAKANFIISIFKYIVPVTIIIVLIFHFQPENLSVEGFAPFGFTGIQAAISTGGVMFAYLGLHPIVAVAGEVQNPKRNIPIALIICIIVSTIIYTILQITFIGAIPTETLKHGWPAIGREFSLPFKDIAVMLGLGWLATLVILDAILSPGGNGNIFMNTTSRLVYAWARNGTLFGIFSKVNKETGTPRASLWLSFAMSIFWTLPFPSWNALVNVCSVALILSYAIAPICSAALRVNAKDLNRPFYLKGMSIIGPLSFIFTAFIVYWSGWKTVSWLLGSQLVMFVIYLCFSKYAPKEDVSLAQQLKSAWWLIGFYIMMLIFSYIGSFGHGLGIISNPVDLILVAIGSLAIYYWAKYTGLPKAAIDYDK is encoded by the coding sequence ATGTCTAAACAAGGAAATTTTCAAAAATCAATGTCGCTGTTTGATCTGATTTTGATTGGGATGGGAGCCATCTTTGGATCAGCGTGGCTGTTCGCCGTCAGCAATGTCGCCTCAAAAGCAGGACCCTCCGGCGCTTTTTCCTGGATCATCGGCGGAGCCATCATTCTGTTAATCGGACTTGTATACGCGGAGCTTGGGGCCGCTCTGCCCCGCACCGGAGGCATTATTCGATACCCCGTGTATTCACATGGCCACCTTGTCGGCTATTTAATTTCATTTGTCACGATTGTCGCTTACACAAGCCTGATTTCGATTGAAGTTACGGCTGTGCGCCAATATGTGGCCTATTGGTTTCCCGGCCTGACCATAAAAGGATCTGATTCGCCGACCATTGCAGGCTGGATCTTGCAGTTTGCCTTGCTTTGCTTGTTTTTCCTGCTGAATTATTGGAGCGTCAAAACCTTCGCGAAGGCGAATTTCATCATCTCCATTTTTAAATATATTGTACCGGTTACCATCATTATCGTGCTGATCTTTCATTTTCAGCCTGAGAATTTATCTGTTGAAGGATTCGCACCGTTTGGTTTTACAGGCATTCAGGCTGCGATTTCGACAGGCGGTGTCATGTTTGCCTATCTCGGCCTGCACCCGATTGTGGCTGTTGCAGGTGAAGTGCAAAATCCAAAACGCAACATCCCGATCGCTTTAATCATTTGCATTATCGTTTCAACCATTATTTACACGATTCTGCAGATCACCTTTATCGGGGCAATCCCGACAGAAACGCTAAAACATGGCTGGCCAGCTATCGGGCGGGAATTTTCATTGCCGTTTAAAGATATTGCGGTCATGCTCGGCTTAGGCTGGCTTGCAACGCTTGTCATTTTAGACGCCATTCTGTCTCCCGGAGGAAACGGGAATATTTTTATGAACACGACGTCTCGCCTCGTTTACGCCTGGGCGCGGAACGGCACATTATTCGGCATATTTTCAAAGGTCAATAAAGAAACGGGAACCCCCCGTGCTTCACTCTGGCTTTCGTTTGCCATGTCGATTTTCTGGACGCTTCCCTTCCCTTCGTGGAACGCGCTCGTCAATGTCTGTTCTGTCGCGCTGATCCTTTCTTATGCGATTGCCCCGATTTGCTCGGCAGCGCTGAGGGTCAATGCGAAGGACTTAAACAGGCCGTTTTATTTAAAAGGAATGAGCATCATCGGACCGCTTTCCTTTATTTTTACGGCGTTTATTGTGTACTGGTCCGGATGGAAAACCGTTTCCTGGCTGCTCGGTTCACAACTCGTGATGTTTGTGATCTATCTCTGTTTCAGCAAATATGCCCCTAAAGAGGATGTCAGTCTTGCTCAGCAGCTGAAATCAGCATGGTGGCTCATCGGGTTTTATATCATGATGCTGATCTTTTCCTACATCGGTTCTTTCGGACACGGTTTAGGCATTATCAGCAATCCCGTCGACCTTATTTTAGTCGCTATCGGCTCTCTTGCGATTTACTACTGGGCAAAGTATACCGGGCTCCCGAAAGCCGCCATTGATTATGATAAATAA